A stretch of Aedes aegypti strain LVP_AGWG chromosome 2, AaegL5.0 Primary Assembly, whole genome shotgun sequence DNA encodes these proteins:
- the LOC110677255 gene encoding dynein heavy chain 2, axonemal-like isoform X1, translated as MSYLEALFYNDKSEVGSLEVKQINVQNDFCSLNLMHSSYLKTKTKQILDAFKTYSQIIITGAVCSGKSSLISLVLQNLSQEGMHFKQYYVHPMTLNETHDINSSEDNTVSGILKSILQSKTYKQKCVIFDGPLCDSWLENIAFDRSCVRSDSLNISDEENVVKFVIETVDLQCATPAYVSSFSIIYIQDGNLTYRQLLFTWLENKKWPTYMKDELLNLIDKYIGVFINFKHQECTLTAVYTDVAVLHTFCALYENVFIEWNNKKIYDNEALIREAIKKLFIFCCVWSVGGLMSEMERLKYDIFVRELVSDSTSSFPLKGTIFQYYVNTTNDACIWEQWIMDINEPSSEFVCTLENKPYHYIMTLLLKDKKPALLSSDTTVGKSILIKNITTAANGSSNLCISNLNEKTTIKSLRRILVRHSMKVSREIVYPKNRKYLTWFIDDMHNAAVHRLEVSEFLRRLLEQHSWDENNHIQCIKQTNIVAAMRNPVILGKHGTSFTRLLNKFHLIFYSKHDDENSAFIFKRKVELVKIDGNLENLLSSIPSATVDLIRQLSERFPSTIVKPRYEFSLKTISRIINIFCTMSQKTILNNSTDLIRLWINECYRETFDLLDRRDYVAFYEICNNTMLKYFDASLHGLCPGNLSPIFCDVDVMSQDATYHHITEVDCLRYCIF; from the exons ATGTCATATTTGGAAGCTTTATTTTACAATGACAAAAGCGAAGTTGGTTCTTTAGAAGTAAAACAAATAAACGTGCAAAATGATTTTTGCTCATTGAATTTGATG CACTCAAGTTACCTGAAGACGAAAACCAAGCAAATACTTGATGCTTTTAAGACATATTCTCAGATAATCATCACCGGTGCGGTATGTAGTGGGAAGTCAAGTCTAATCAGTTTAGTTCTACAAAATTTATCTCAAGAAGGCATGCATTTTAAACAATATTATGTACATCCAATGACCCTGAATGAAACCCATGATATCAATTCGTCTGAGGATAATACAGTTAGCGGGATTTTGAAATCCATCCTGcaatcaaaaacatacaaacaaaaatgtgttatatttgATGGCCCATTATGTGATTCGTGGcttgaaaatattgcatttgatCGGTCCTGCGTAAGAAGTGACTCGTTAAACATTTCAGACGAAGAGaatgttgtaaaatttgttattgaaACTGTTGATTTGCAATGTGCAACACCTGCTTACGTATCCAGCTTCTCAATAATATATATTCAAGACGGAAACCTAACATATAGGCAACTTCTATTTACTTGGTTAGAAAACAAGAAATGGCCAACATACATGAAGGATGAATTACTAAATCTAATTGACAAGTATATAGGAGtgtttataaatttcaaacatcAAGAATGTACATTAACTGCTGTATATACGGATGTAGCAGTTCTTCATACATTTTGTGCATTGTATGAGAATGTTTTCATCGAGTGGAATAATAAGAAGATCTATGACAACGAAGCACTTATTAGAGAAGCCATTAAAAAACTATTCATTTTCTGCTGTGTTTGGTCTGTTGGAGGATTAATGAGTGAAATGGAAAGATTGAAATATGACATTTTTGTTCGAGAACTAGTTTCAGACAGTACATCAAGTTTTCCATTGAAGGGTACTATCTTTCAGTATTACGTCAACACCACCAATGATGCATGCATCTGGGAGCAATGGATTATGGATATAAATGAACCTTcaag TGAATTTGTGTGTACTCTGGAAAATAAACCATATCATTATATTATGACATTATTGTTAAAAGACAAAAAACCAGCATTGCTGTCTAGTGACACAACAGTAGGCAAAAgcatattgataaaaaatattacaacGGCCGCGAATGGATCATCAAATCTTTGCATTAGCAATTTAAACGAAAAAACAACTATAAAATCTCTGCGTCGAATACTTGTGCGGCACTCAATGAAAGTTTCTCGCGAAATCGTCTATCCCAAAAATAGAAAATACTTGACATGGTTTATTGATGATATGCATAATGCTGCTGTCCATCGATTAGAAGTATCAGAATTTTTGAGACGGTTATTGGAGCAACATTCCTGGGATGAAAATAACCATATACAATGCATTAAACAAACAAATATCGTGGCAGCGATGCGGAATCCGGTTATACTAGGAAAACATGGAACATCATTTACAAGACTACTGAATAAATTCCATTTAATTTTTTACAGCAAGCACGACGATGAAAATTCCGCATTCatattcaaaagaaaagtagAGCTTGTCAAAATAGAtggaaatcttgaaaatttgctGTCATCCATACCATCAGCGACTGTCGATTTAATTCGACAATTATCTGAACGCTTCCCATCAACGATAGTCAAACCAAGATATGAATTTTCGCTGAAaacaatttcaagaataattaatattttttgcacgATGAGTCAAAAGACAATCTTGAATAATTCCACCGATCTTATTAGATTATGGATAAACGAATGTTATAGAGAAACGTTCGACTTATTGGATAGAAGAGACTACGTTGCATTTTATGAGATCTGTAACAACACCATGTTAAAATATTTCGACGCTTCTTTGCACGGGTTATGTCCGGGGAATCTTAGCCCTATATTTTGCGATGTCGATGTCATGTCCCAAGACGCAACATATCATCATATAACCGAAGTCGATTGCTTAAGGTACtgtattttttga
- the LOC110677255 gene encoding dynein heavy chain 2, axonemal-like isoform X2 gives MSYLEALFYNDKSEVGSLEVKQINVQNDFCSLNLMHSSYLKTKTKQILDAFKTYSQIIITGAVCSGKSSLISLVLQNLSQEGMHFKQYYVHPMTLNETHDINSSEDNTVSGILKSILQSKTYKQKCVIFDGPLCDSWLENIAFDRSCVRSDSLNISDEENVVKFVIETVDLQCATPAYVSSFSIIYIQDGNLTYRQLLFTWLENKKWPTYMKDELLNLIDKYIGVFINFKHQECTLTAVYTDVAVLHTFCALYENVFIEWNNKKIYDNEALIREAIKKLFIFCCVWSVGGLMSEMERLKYDIFVRELVSDSTSSFPLKGTIFQYYVNTTNDACIWEQWIMDINEPSR, from the exons ATGTCATATTTGGAAGCTTTATTTTACAATGACAAAAGCGAAGTTGGTTCTTTAGAAGTAAAACAAATAAACGTGCAAAATGATTTTTGCTCATTGAATTTGATG CACTCAAGTTACCTGAAGACGAAAACCAAGCAAATACTTGATGCTTTTAAGACATATTCTCAGATAATCATCACCGGTGCGGTATGTAGTGGGAAGTCAAGTCTAATCAGTTTAGTTCTACAAAATTTATCTCAAGAAGGCATGCATTTTAAACAATATTATGTACATCCAATGACCCTGAATGAAACCCATGATATCAATTCGTCTGAGGATAATACAGTTAGCGGGATTTTGAAATCCATCCTGcaatcaaaaacatacaaacaaaaatgtgttatatttgATGGCCCATTATGTGATTCGTGGcttgaaaatattgcatttgatCGGTCCTGCGTAAGAAGTGACTCGTTAAACATTTCAGACGAAGAGaatgttgtaaaatttgttattgaaACTGTTGATTTGCAATGTGCAACACCTGCTTACGTATCCAGCTTCTCAATAATATATATTCAAGACGGAAACCTAACATATAGGCAACTTCTATTTACTTGGTTAGAAAACAAGAAATGGCCAACATACATGAAGGATGAATTACTAAATCTAATTGACAAGTATATAGGAGtgtttataaatttcaaacatcAAGAATGTACATTAACTGCTGTATATACGGATGTAGCAGTTCTTCATACATTTTGTGCATTGTATGAGAATGTTTTCATCGAGTGGAATAATAAGAAGATCTATGACAACGAAGCACTTATTAGAGAAGCCATTAAAAAACTATTCATTTTCTGCTGTGTTTGGTCTGTTGGAGGATTAATGAGTGAAATGGAAAGATTGAAATATGACATTTTTGTTCGAGAACTAGTTTCAGACAGTACATCAAGTTTTCCATTGAAGGGTACTATCTTTCAGTATTACGTCAACACCACCAATGATGCATGCATCTGGGAGCAATGGATTATGGATATAAATGAACCTTcaaggtaa